The following proteins come from a genomic window of Mucinivorans hirudinis:
- a CDS encoding Na(+)/H(+) antiporter, which yields MFSLAEGILFIVGILLFVSIVFGKAGSRFGVPVLLMFLIVGMLFGSDGLGIQFYNEEVAQFVGMTAMSIILFSGGMDTKIREIRPVLWQGIALSTVGVIATTFLTGLFIFWITNSICDSLTFPLMVSFLAAAVMSSTDSASVFAILREKRLNLKHNLRPMLELESGSNDPMAFMLTVVLIQVISSSGMSASDIVIDFVMQFCVGLICGFVLGQLAVITLNKIKVSNISLYPLLLLAFIFFTYSFTVLLNGNGYLAVYLGGIIVGNAKIHSMRNITTFFDGFAWLFQIIMFLTLGLLVNPHELVDIIIPALLIALFMLFAARPAAVFLSLLPFRKMNLRSKFYLSWVGLRGAAPIIFATYPVIAGIEDSQKIFNIVFFITILSLVFQGTTVASAAKLLGLVDDKPSQEDEFGMTLHEHIDAQISEISVNENLLSHGHTLEKIPLPEQTLVVMIKRDGEYIVPNGQMEILKGDKLLLVAQQEQHTEQVYKMLGVNN from the coding sequence ATGTTTTCATTAGCCGAAGGAATACTATTTATTGTAGGAATATTGCTCTTTGTGAGCATTGTTTTTGGCAAGGCGGGCTCGCGTTTTGGCGTACCTGTGCTGTTGATGTTTCTGATAGTAGGGATGCTCTTTGGGAGTGATGGTCTTGGTATTCAATTCTATAACGAGGAGGTAGCGCAATTTGTGGGGATGACGGCAATGAGCATTATCTTGTTTTCGGGAGGGATGGATACCAAGATTCGCGAAATTCGTCCCGTGCTCTGGCAGGGAATAGCACTGTCGACTGTCGGGGTGATTGCAACAACATTCCTCACAGGACTTTTTATATTTTGGATTACCAATTCCATTTGCGATTCGCTCACCTTTCCACTGATGGTTTCGTTCTTGGCGGCGGCAGTTATGTCTTCCACAGACTCGGCGTCGGTTTTTGCCATTCTTCGCGAAAAGAGACTGAACTTAAAGCACAACCTGCGCCCGATGCTCGAACTCGAGAGCGGCAGCAACGACCCGATGGCGTTTATGCTTACCGTGGTTCTGATTCAGGTGATTTCCAGCAGCGGGATGAGCGCCTCGGATATTGTAATAGACTTTGTGATGCAATTTTGCGTGGGGCTGATTTGCGGTTTTGTGCTGGGGCAGTTGGCGGTGATTACGCTCAACAAAATCAAGGTTTCCAATATTTCGCTCTACCCTCTGCTGTTACTTGCCTTTATCTTTTTTACATATTCGTTTACAGTTTTATTAAACGGTAACGGATATTTGGCAGTCTACCTTGGCGGGATAATTGTGGGAAATGCCAAGATTCACTCTATGCGTAACATCACAACCTTTTTCGATGGCTTTGCGTGGTTGTTCCAGATTATTATGTTCCTCACGCTGGGGTTGTTGGTCAATCCGCACGAGTTGGTAGATATTATCATTCCCGCCCTACTAATAGCCCTTTTTATGCTCTTTGCAGCACGACCTGCGGCTGTCTTTTTGAGTCTGCTGCCATTTCGCAAGATGAATCTTCGTTCGAAGTTTTACCTCTCGTGGGTGGGGCTGCGAGGAGCAGCACCTATCATTTTCGCCACCTACCCAGTGATAGCGGGTATTGAGGATTCGCAAAAAATATTTAACATTGTATTTTTTATAACCATTCTTTCGCTCGTTTTTCAGGGAACTACGGTAGCTTCTGCTGCAAAACTCTTAGGATTGGTCGATGATAAACCATCGCAAGAAGACGAGTTTGGAATGACGCTGCACGAACATATTGATGCCCAGATAAGCGAAATATCTGTAAATGAAAATCTTTTGTCACACGGTCATACTTTAGAGAAAATTCCGCTGCCCGAGCAAACACTCGTTGTGATGATTAAGCGAGATGGTGAATATATTGTGCCCAATGGACAGATGGAAATCCTCAAGGGAGACAAGTTGTTGTTGGTGGCACAGCAAGAACAACATACGGAACAGGTTTATAAAATGTTAGGGGTAAATAATTAA
- a CDS encoding Lipoprotein releasing system transmembrane protein LolC → MYTAFDSPIRITIVEGQYFDPFLVDVEGVDKISKNLEQSVLLKLGEREHLAVIKGVDSVFGEVVPIKNLIVNGKYEMTRGDLQQAVVGRGIAYNLGINTSLIQQLDVYSIMPDVGIMSLIPVPTFNMQTIIPVGVFANDEQIDSRYILAPIAFTQSLLGVGKKVSSLEISLKEGFTQDEVAAQIAAKIGDNYRVQTRYQQKESLYRSINQEKWIIYLLLLMVLLIASLSLAGNIVMLVADKQAQIQTLFVMGATSVFVRKIFLLQGVIIVVGGIVVGVLLGVGFSLVQQHYGVVQMGGSFSMTMAYPVRVSLWDTVLTISSVGLVGYLICRLTTQYAVSNG, encoded by the coding sequence ATGTATACGGCATTCGATTCACCAATCAGAATAACCATCGTCGAGGGGCAATACTTCGATCCATTCTTGGTGGATGTCGAAGGTGTAGATAAAATTAGCAAAAATCTGGAGCAGAGTGTTTTACTGAAACTTGGCGAGCGAGAGCATCTTGCTGTGATTAAAGGGGTGGACTCTGTTTTCGGGGAAGTAGTGCCAATTAAGAACCTTATAGTCAATGGGAAGTATGAGATGACTCGTGGAGACTTACAGCAGGCGGTAGTGGGGCGGGGTATTGCCTATAATCTTGGAATTAACACTTCTCTGATTCAACAGCTTGATGTTTATTCGATTATGCCCGATGTGGGTATTATGTCGCTGATTCCCGTGCCCACTTTTAATATGCAGACAATCATACCTGTAGGCGTTTTTGCAAACGATGAGCAAATTGATAGCCGCTATATCCTTGCTCCGATTGCTTTTACTCAAAGTCTGCTAGGGGTCGGTAAAAAGGTCTCTTCGCTTGAGATATCCCTGAAAGAGGGCTTTACGCAGGATGAAGTAGCTGCCCAGATTGCCGCAAAAATTGGAGACAATTACCGTGTGCAGACGCGCTACCAGCAGAAAGAGTCATTGTATCGCTCTATAAATCAAGAAAAATGGATTATATATCTTCTGCTTTTAATGGTTCTTTTGATAGCATCACTCAGCTTGGCGGGAAACATTGTAATGCTTGTTGCAGATAAGCAGGCGCAGATTCAGACACTCTTTGTGATGGGCGCAACATCGGTATTTGTGCGCAAAATTTTTCTTTTACAGGGAGTTATAATAGTCGTGGGTGGCATAGTGGTGGGTGTGTTGCTTGGCGTGGGCTTTTCGCTTGTGCAGCAACATTACGGCGTGGTGCAGATGGGGGGAAGTTTCTCTATGACAATGGCTTATCCCGTTAGAGTCTCATTGTGGGATACGGTATTGACCATTTCTAGTGTGGGGTTGGTTGGATATTTAATTTGCAGATTAACAACGCAATATGCGGTTTCTAATGGATAA
- a CDS encoding ABC transporter ATP-binding protein, with the protein MATEENKIIFSMVGVSKILPNNNKKILNNIYLSFFYGAKIGIIGLNGSGKSTLMKIIAGIEKSYVGDVVFSAGYSVGYLEQEPHLDNTKTVREIVEEGCADVVALLKEYEQINLRFMEEMSDDEMNNLIARQGELTELIDNVSGWELDAKLERAMDALRCPDPDALIGVLSGGERRRVALCRLLLQSPDVLLLDEPTNHLDAESIDWLEQHLAQYKGTVIAVTHDRYFLDNVAGWILELDRGEGIPWKGNYTSWLEQKSARLAQEEKTESKRRKYLERELEWVRMGVKGRQAKGKARLAAYDRMMNEDVKQKEEKLEIFIPNGPRLGNVVIEAHKVTKAFGERVLYEDLEFTLPPAGIVGVIGANGTGKTTLFRMIMGLETPSAGEFKVGETVKLAYVDQQHKSIDPEKSVYEVVSENSEFVVLGGRQVNARGYCSRFNFTGADQEKKCGVLSGGERNRLHLALALKEEGNVLLLDEPTNDIDVNTLRALEEGLENFAGCAVVISHDRWFLDRIATHILAFEGDSRVVFFEGGYSEYEEHKRKQEGYTEPKRVKYKKLVG; encoded by the coding sequence ATGGCTACGGAAGAGAACAAAATTATTTTTTCGATGGTGGGAGTTAGTAAAATCCTGCCTAACAACAACAAAAAGATTCTTAACAATATCTATCTCTCCTTCTTTTACGGGGCGAAGATTGGCATTATCGGTCTTAACGGTTCGGGTAAATCGACGCTGATGAAAATCATTGCCGGCATAGAGAAGAGCTATGTGGGTGATGTGGTGTTTTCTGCCGGATATTCGGTTGGTTACCTCGAGCAAGAGCCTCATTTAGACAACACAAAGACGGTGCGCGAGATTGTAGAAGAGGGTTGTGCAGATGTGGTTGCGCTGCTCAAAGAGTACGAACAGATTAATTTGAGGTTTATGGAAGAGATGTCGGACGATGAGATGAACAATCTCATTGCACGACAGGGAGAGCTGACGGAACTGATTGATAACGTCAGTGGTTGGGAGCTGGATGCGAAGTTGGAGCGTGCGATGGATGCGCTTCGTTGTCCCGACCCTGATGCGCTTATCGGGGTGCTTTCGGGTGGTGAGCGCAGGCGGGTGGCTTTGTGTAGATTGTTGCTGCAAAGTCCTGATGTGTTGCTGCTTGACGAACCCACCAACCACCTTGATGCCGAGTCTATCGACTGGCTCGAGCAACACCTTGCTCAGTACAAGGGGACGGTGATTGCCGTAACTCACGACCGTTACTTCCTTGATAATGTTGCGGGTTGGATTCTTGAGCTTGACCGTGGCGAGGGTATCCCCTGGAAGGGTAACTACACGAGTTGGTTGGAGCAAAAGTCCGCTCGCTTGGCGCAGGAGGAGAAGACAGAGAGTAAACGCCGCAAATACCTCGAACGCGAGTTGGAATGGGTGCGGATGGGCGTTAAGGGGCGGCAGGCGAAGGGCAAGGCGCGTTTGGCAGCCTATGACCGTATGATGAACGAGGATGTGAAACAGAAGGAGGAAAAATTAGAAATTTTCATTCCCAATGGACCTCGTTTGGGTAATGTTGTGATTGAGGCTCACAAAGTTACAAAGGCTTTCGGGGAGAGGGTACTCTATGAAGATTTGGAATTTACGCTGCCCCCTGCTGGCATTGTGGGTGTGATTGGGGCAAATGGTACGGGCAAAACGACGCTCTTTCGTATGATTATGGGGTTGGAAACGCCCAGTGCCGGTGAGTTTAAGGTTGGCGAGACAGTGAAGCTGGCTTATGTAGACCAACAACATAAGTCTATTGACCCCGAAAAATCTGTCTATGAGGTGGTTTCGGAGAACTCGGAGTTTGTGGTTTTGGGAGGACGGCAGGTCAATGCACGCGGTTACTGCTCGCGCTTCAACTTCACGGGTGCAGACCAAGAGAAGAAGTGCGGTGTACTGTCGGGTGGTGAGCGCAACCGCCTCCACTTGGCGCTTGCTCTGAAAGAGGAGGGAAATGTATTGCTGCTGGATGAGCCTACCAATGATATAGATGTCAATACGTTGCGTGCTTTGGAGGAGGGTCTCGAGAATTTTGCAGGGTGTGCCGTAGTAATTTCTCACGACCGCTGGTTCTTAGACCGTATCGCCACGCACATTCTCGCCTTCGAGGGCGACTCACGGGTGGTCTTCTTCGAGGGTGGATACTCTGAATATGAGGAACATAAACGCAAACAAGAGGGGTATACCGAGCCTAAACGAGTGAAATACAAAAAACTCGTTGGATGA
- a CDS encoding Heavy metal RND efflux outer membrane protein, CzcC family → MILSTFAVEKKRIVMKYCFLFFLSTLSLFVTAQQLKLTNAQVEAMFLEQNLELIAERMNVPIADAAIAQAKVWDNPELSIDDINFWGGSEHPKQFAVELKQMISLSARRAKLAGVEKIGREIAIAEFEELLRALRVELRSTLASIRYNADVIIFMDRQKELLNRVVSGYMLQYEQGNVTRGELVRLQTALLVLEGEMNDTRVELNGDIKTIKNLLSIDSELEIITSEAQATLPDPSSLNLEELIQLALDVRPSLQKAKLRSEQNRREITYQKALVIPDLSVGVKYDRRAGLWNDYISMGVGFNVPIFNHNKGEITKSRMQLRQNEILMRQEQNAVRNEIIENFDNYCRTYSLLEGNLSIATFNELDILLDVYAKNLLGKNITMVEYMDFMDSYRSTKQMILRSRKELVLQFEQLQFAVGQWKTTSKESNAPI, encoded by the coding sequence TTGATTCTATCTACTTTTGCAGTCGAAAAAAAAAGGATTGTTATGAAGTATTGTTTTTTGTTTTTTTTATCGACTCTGTCCCTTTTTGTTACCGCACAACAACTCAAACTCACCAACGCTCAGGTGGAGGCAATGTTTTTGGAGCAAAATTTGGAGCTCATTGCTGAGCGTATGAACGTCCCGATTGCCGATGCTGCCATAGCTCAGGCTAAGGTTTGGGATAACCCCGAATTATCAATAGACGACATCAACTTCTGGGGAGGTAGTGAGCACCCTAAGCAGTTCGCGGTGGAGCTAAAGCAGATGATTTCACTGTCGGCGCGCAGAGCAAAATTGGCAGGTGTGGAGAAAATCGGCAGAGAGATAGCTATCGCAGAGTTCGAGGAGCTATTGCGCGCACTAAGAGTCGAATTGCGAAGCACCCTTGCCTCGATTCGGTACAACGCCGATGTTATCATCTTTATGGATAGACAGAAAGAACTTCTCAATCGGGTAGTCTCCGGCTATATGTTGCAATACGAGCAAGGAAATGTTACTCGTGGGGAGTTGGTGAGGCTGCAAACGGCACTCCTTGTCCTGGAAGGAGAGATGAACGATACGCGGGTGGAACTCAATGGGGATATAAAGACTATCAAAAACCTGCTATCTATCGATTCGGAATTGGAGATTATCACTTCCGAGGCTCAGGCAACCCTGCCGGATCCATCGAGTCTGAACCTAGAGGAGCTTATCCAGTTAGCCCTTGATGTGCGCCCAAGCCTTCAGAAAGCAAAGTTGCGGAGCGAACAAAATCGCAGGGAGATAACCTACCAAAAGGCGCTTGTGATTCCTGACCTGTCTGTGGGTGTCAAGTACGACCGTCGCGCCGGGCTATGGAACGACTATATAAGTATGGGCGTGGGTTTCAACGTACCTATCTTCAACCACAACAAAGGCGAGATAACCAAGTCGCGGATGCAACTGCGGCAAAACGAAATACTGATGAGGCAGGAACAGAATGCTGTTAGAAACGAAATAATCGAAAATTTCGATAACTACTGCCGCACATACTCACTTTTGGAGGGCAATCTCTCGATCGCTACCTTTAATGAACTCGATATACTATTGGATGTCTATGCAAAAAACCTTCTTGGTAAAAACATAACTATGGTTGAGTATATGGATTTTATGGATAGTTACCGCTCGACTAAACAGATGATTTTGCGCAGCCGAAAAGAACTTGTGCTTCAATTTGAGCAGCTTCAATTCGCTGTAGGACAGTGGAAAACGACAAGCAAAGAGTCCAATGCTCCGATATAA
- a CDS encoding putative Co/Zn/Cd efflux system membrane fusion protein, which produces MKKIAFSFVLLLFACSDKKPTYQQLEKESFSQQATTTKASLRQLQKEYTLTGKVIANPEVTIDHSPLVSGVIIRSYYSIGDHVRKGQAMVDIRSTELSGLQSELTIAKRNLVSTEALYQSGMATERELVEARSTLSKKEADLSLYGENIGGGIFSIKAPASGYVTQKAGSAGSTVSAGGESLFSISDLSSVWVVANVYATNLQHVYQGQSAQITTIAYPGKVFNGKIDFLSPVFDPEDKALKARIILPNSDLKLKPEMPVTVKLIFGATRELVAIRSDAVIFDNNNYFVVVKGKDFEIRQITLHDHHDGFTYISNGLQPEEEVVMENQLLIFSELKRELE; this is translated from the coding sequence ATGAAGAAAATAGCATTCTCTTTTGTATTGTTGCTCTTTGCGTGCAGCGACAAAAAACCAACATATCAACAACTTGAAAAGGAGAGTTTCTCGCAGCAAGCTACAACCACTAAAGCCTCACTAAGACAGTTGCAGAAGGAGTATACCCTCACGGGCAAAGTCATAGCTAACCCTGAGGTCACCATTGACCACTCCCCATTGGTAAGCGGTGTGATTATTCGGAGCTACTACTCCATTGGCGACCACGTGAGAAAGGGGCAGGCTATGGTTGATATTCGCTCGACAGAGTTGAGCGGTTTGCAATCCGAATTGACAATAGCCAAGCGTAACTTAGTGAGCACGGAGGCACTGTATCAGAGTGGAATGGCGACCGAACGTGAGCTTGTCGAGGCACGCTCTACCCTCTCGAAAAAGGAGGCAGACCTTTCACTTTATGGAGAAAACATAGGTGGAGGAATATTTTCGATAAAAGCTCCCGCAAGCGGTTACGTTACTCAAAAAGCGGGGAGCGCGGGAAGTACGGTGTCTGCCGGTGGCGAATCGCTCTTTTCGATTTCAGACCTAAGCTCGGTCTGGGTTGTGGCAAATGTTTATGCTACAAATCTACAACACGTATACCAGGGACAGAGTGCCCAAATCACCACAATTGCCTATCCGGGAAAAGTTTTCAATGGAAAGATAGACTTTCTGTCACCTGTTTTCGACCCTGAGGACAAAGCACTCAAAGCACGCATAATACTACCCAATAGCGACTTGAAACTCAAGCCCGAAATGCCGGTCACAGTGAAGTTGATATTTGGGGCAACACGGGAGTTGGTCGCAATTCGTAGCGACGCCGTGATTTTCGACAACAACAACTACTTTGTTGTCGTTAAGGGCAAAGATTTTGAAATTCGTCAAATCACCCTCCACGATCATCACGACGGCTTCACCTACATCTCGAACGGATTACAACCCGAAGAGGAGGTTGTTATGGAAAATCAGTTGCTTATTTTCAGCGAGTTGAAGCGAGAGTTGGAGTAG
- a CDS encoding Cobalt-zinc-cadmium resistance protein CzcA/Cation efflux system protein CusA, protein MHKFIENIIGFSLRNHIFILFLTAVMLAIGIVCYNNTPVEAYPDVTNTRARIIAQWPGRSAEEMEKFVTLPIMQQFSTIPRKTDVRSVSLFGLSAVTVLFEDGVDDFFAQQYAHNSAMGLNLPDGVEFSVEPPSGATGEIFRYVIRGDMPISEISAINDWVVQRELLAVAGVASVTTFGGEEKTYEIRVDATKLAAYDVTPLDVYQAVGQSNINVGGDVIQKGSQAYVVRGLGLLGSVSDIENIFITSKGNSPIRVGDVADVLLSAKPRMGQVGFNDEDDVVQGVVRMLRGENPSEVIARIKEKIAELNERILPRGVSIEIFMDRTKLVDATLNTVLKNMIEGILLVALIVFLFLFNWRTTLIVASVIPLSFLFAVIMLRIQGLPANLISMGALDFGLLLEGTLVITEVVFVALLQKSQQMGDRFDKYSKVGVIKKGASSVASHIFFAQIILVVALFPIFSFQKVEGKMFSPLAFTLAYALLGSLLLALTYVPVMCKILLVKQIKEKRNKFTSALTGSIIWMYKLSSRYRKTTIALSLLLFVTCVVRFLFWGTEFVPNMNEGAIYIRATLPNSVNLDEAVRVTKQMKESLQKFDEVDFILTQTGRPNDGTDPTGFFNIELHVELKPEKEWVQKQSKEVLISRMQSTLAQYPGVVIAFSQPIQDEVEEYVAGVKSASVIKIFGSDLHALEATAHKTAEAIRGVRGIEDVNVFSSIGLPELQIKPQEAKMAQYSVTVADVQAVIEMAIGGKAATTFYENERTFDVMLRYQRRFRDNEQAIGNILIPTMDGKEVPLKEIADIEFVTGTAFIYREGNSRYVGIGFSVRNRDLGSTIEEAQKLVGENITLDPGTKMEWAGEFESQQRATRRLAVIVPAVLCLIIMLLYMSFGTVKDTLIAAGTMPYAFIGGFISLWATDTIFGISAGIGFIILFGIVSIDSILLIANMKRILRQTRDLDAAISGGVYQRVRPVLMIALMGAMGLLPAALSTGMGSEVQKPLAVMIVGGIIICMLLSFTITPQLFYYAYRRKKI, encoded by the coding sequence ATGCATAAATTCATAGAAAATATAATTGGTTTTTCGCTCAGAAACCACATTTTCATACTTTTCCTCACTGCCGTAATGTTGGCAATCGGAATAGTGTGTTACAATAACACACCCGTTGAGGCATATCCTGATGTTACTAATACTCGAGCGCGAATAATTGCTCAATGGCCCGGGCGAAGTGCCGAAGAGATGGAGAAGTTTGTTACTCTTCCCATTATGCAGCAGTTCAGCACTATTCCCCGTAAGACAGATGTACGCTCCGTGTCGCTCTTTGGTTTGTCGGCGGTGACGGTGCTTTTCGAGGATGGGGTAGATGACTTCTTCGCTCAACAATACGCACACAACAGCGCAATGGGGCTGAATCTGCCGGATGGCGTGGAGTTCTCCGTTGAGCCCCCTAGTGGTGCTACGGGCGAGATTTTCAGATACGTAATCAGAGGTGATATGCCCATAAGTGAGATTTCGGCTATCAATGATTGGGTTGTACAGCGAGAGCTACTCGCAGTTGCGGGAGTGGCAAGCGTAACCACATTCGGGGGTGAGGAGAAAACCTACGAAATACGAGTGGACGCCACCAAACTGGCTGCGTATGACGTAACTCCCCTTGACGTATACCAAGCCGTGGGGCAGAGCAATATTAACGTAGGTGGCGATGTGATTCAGAAGGGTTCGCAGGCTTATGTGGTGCGCGGTTTGGGGCTATTGGGGAGTGTGAGTGACATTGAAAACATATTTATAACCTCCAAGGGCAACTCCCCCATTCGTGTCGGAGATGTTGCCGATGTGCTACTCTCGGCAAAGCCGCGTATGGGGCAGGTAGGATTCAACGATGAGGATGACGTTGTGCAAGGTGTTGTGAGAATGTTGCGGGGCGAAAACCCCAGCGAAGTCATTGCCCGCATAAAAGAAAAAATTGCGGAGCTCAACGAGAGAATTCTGCCTAGGGGTGTCAGCATAGAGATATTTATGGATAGAACGAAACTTGTGGATGCAACTCTGAATACTGTTTTGAAGAATATGATAGAGGGTATTTTGCTCGTTGCCCTTATCGTTTTCCTATTCCTCTTCAACTGGCGCACCACTTTAATCGTTGCTTCGGTCATTCCCCTTTCATTCCTCTTTGCCGTAATAATGCTTCGGATACAGGGCTTACCGGCAAACCTTATTTCTATGGGAGCTCTCGACTTCGGACTGCTACTCGAGGGGACACTTGTCATCACGGAAGTTGTCTTCGTTGCCCTGCTACAGAAATCTCAACAGATGGGCGACCGCTTCGATAAATACTCCAAGGTGGGAGTCATAAAAAAAGGTGCTAGTTCGGTAGCCTCACATATATTCTTTGCACAGATAATTTTGGTGGTGGCTCTCTTTCCGATTTTTTCGTTCCAAAAGGTGGAGGGTAAGATGTTTTCGCCGCTCGCCTTCACGCTTGCTTACGCCCTGCTGGGGTCATTGTTGCTTGCACTTACGTACGTGCCTGTAATGTGTAAAATACTATTAGTGAAGCAAATAAAAGAGAAGCGTAATAAATTCACCTCTGCATTGACCGGTTCCATAATTTGGATGTACAAGTTGTCGAGTCGCTATCGCAAAACCACAATCGCACTATCTCTGTTGCTCTTTGTAACTTGTGTTGTGAGGTTTCTCTTTTGGGGCACGGAGTTTGTGCCGAATATGAACGAAGGTGCAATTTACATACGTGCCACTCTGCCCAACAGCGTCAATTTGGATGAGGCGGTGAGAGTCACTAAGCAGATGAAAGAATCTTTGCAAAAATTCGATGAGGTCGATTTCATATTAACTCAGACCGGTCGCCCCAACGATGGAACAGACCCTACCGGTTTCTTCAATATCGAACTCCACGTCGAACTTAAACCGGAGAAAGAGTGGGTGCAAAAACAGAGTAAGGAGGTGCTAATCAGCCGTATGCAATCCACTCTCGCTCAATATCCGGGCGTAGTTATTGCCTTTTCGCAACCGATTCAGGACGAAGTGGAGGAGTATGTGGCAGGGGTGAAGAGTGCGTCGGTAATCAAAATTTTCGGCAGTGATCTACACGCATTAGAGGCTACTGCCCACAAAACGGCAGAGGCAATAAGGGGTGTGCGCGGAATTGAGGATGTCAATGTATTTAGTTCTATTGGTCTACCCGAGTTGCAAATTAAGCCTCAGGAGGCAAAGATGGCTCAATATTCGGTGACGGTGGCTGATGTTCAGGCTGTCATAGAGATGGCCATCGGCGGCAAGGCGGCAACTACCTTCTACGAAAACGAACGCACATTCGATGTGATGCTTCGCTATCAAAGGCGGTTCCGCGATAACGAGCAGGCAATAGGCAACATCCTCATACCCACGATGGATGGCAAAGAGGTGCCTCTGAAAGAGATTGCTGATATTGAATTTGTTACCGGTACGGCATTTATCTATCGCGAGGGGAATAGTCGTTATGTGGGCATAGGTTTCTCTGTGCGTAATAGGGACTTAGGCTCCACAATAGAGGAGGCGCAAAAACTGGTAGGTGAAAATATCACTCTCGACCCCGGCACAAAAATGGAGTGGGCTGGTGAGTTCGAGAGCCAACAGAGGGCAACTCGACGCCTTGCCGTGATAGTGCCTGCCGTATTGTGCCTGATAATAATGCTGCTCTATATGAGTTTCGGCACCGTCAAAGACACCCTCATTGCAGCCGGAACTATGCCCTACGCCTTTATCGGTGGCTTTATTTCGCTTTGGGCTACCGACACAATCTTTGGAATCTCTGCCGGAATAGGATTTATCATCCTCTTCGGAATAGTCTCCATAGACAGTATCTTGCTCATTGCCAATATGAAAAGAATACTAAGGCAGACCCGCGACCTCGATGCTGCAATAAGCGGTGGTGTCTACCAGCGTGTCAGACCAGTGCTGATGATTGCCCTGATGGGCGCAATGGGTTTATTGCCCGCTGCCCTATCCACTGGGATGGGGTCAGAGGTGCAGAAGCCATTGGCTGTTATGATTGTGGGGGGTATAATTATTTGTATGTTACTATCCTTCACCATCACACCACAACTATTCTATTATGCCTATCGCCGCAAAAAAATATAA
- a CDS encoding [FeFe]-hydrogenase maturation protein HydE, whose translation MRFLMDKDKIISLLDGTADDWLFGEALRLRNQTIGDKVYLRGLIELSNRCRKNCFYCGIRCDNHNVERYELTKEQVVTAAKYALEHGYGSVVLQAGEQQSNRFTDFVTDLLSEIKELSQGKLGITLSLGEQSEATYEKWFAAGAHRYLLRIESSSEDVYKRIHPEDHSFATRLGCLSSLKEIGYQVGTGVMIGLPEQTTESLADDLLFLKNFDVDMCGMGPYIEHPDAPLGKSQTPLEERFRLALRMISLLRLLMPTINIASTTALQAINPLGREMGIAAGANIIMPNITPSFLRANYKLYNNKPLSDIDLSGFDVAYNEWGDSRHYALRSN comes from the coding sequence ATGCGGTTTCTAATGGATAAAGATAAGATAATCAGCCTTTTAGATGGCACGGCGGATGATTGGCTATTTGGTGAGGCGCTCAGATTGCGCAATCAAACTATTGGGGATAAGGTGTATTTGAGAGGACTGATTGAACTCTCGAATAGATGCCGTAAAAACTGCTTTTATTGTGGTATACGATGTGACAATCACAATGTTGAGCGATACGAACTTACAAAGGAGCAGGTTGTCACCGCCGCAAAATATGCTCTAGAGCACGGGTATGGCTCGGTCGTTTTGCAGGCAGGCGAACAACAATCTAATAGGTTTACTGATTTTGTAACAGATTTATTATCGGAAATAAAAGAACTTTCACAAGGTAAATTGGGGATAACACTCTCTCTGGGCGAACAGAGTGAGGCAACTTATGAAAAATGGTTTGCAGCGGGTGCACACCGTTATCTGCTTCGTATTGAGAGTAGTAGCGAAGATGTCTATAAACGGATTCATCCGGAAGACCATAGTTTTGCTACGAGGTTGGGGTGCTTGAGTAGCTTAAAAGAGATTGGTTATCAGGTAGGAACGGGTGTAATGATAGGTCTACCCGAACAAACTACGGAAAGTTTAGCAGATGATTTGCTATTTCTCAAAAACTTTGATGTTGATATGTGCGGAATGGGTCCATATATCGAGCATCCGGATGCGCCATTGGGTAAATCACAAACTCCGTTAGAGGAGCGGTTTCGTCTAGCCCTTAGGATGATATCTCTATTGAGATTACTGATGCCCACCATTAATATTGCCTCCACAACCGCCCTGCAAGCCATCAATCCGCTTGGGCGCGAAATGGGCATCGCCGCGGGCGCGAATATTATTATGCCCAACATTACCCCCTCATTTCTGCGTGCTAATTATAAGCTGTACAACAATAAGCCCCTTTCGGATATTGACCTCAGCGGTTTCGATGTTGCCTACAACGAATGGGGCGACTCGCGCCACTATGCCTTGAGGAGCAACTGA